Genomic DNA from Garra rufa chromosome 22, GarRuf1.0, whole genome shotgun sequence:
aatatattattgatatcaaaaattagcatttttactagtggaaatgtaattgctgatatcaagaatgaacattttcactagtgaaaacggaattgttgatatcaagaagtcatatcctgagatgtaataaaagtcaaaacggcttgccataattcttgatatcaaaaaTAGAAGTCTGCACTAGTAACAAAGTAATTACTGATATCAACAAAAGCAGTTGCAACTAGTGAAAATAGAATTACTGATATCTTGAATAAtattttaactagtaaaaattattttaaagataTCATGAAatggaatttttactagtaagaatagCTATGGTAATTATTTCATGCATATTAATGAGTTCGGGTTTTCTCTTAGCCAATTACCGCGGGAAGTAGTGCTGAGGGTGCTGCAGCACCCCCTGGTGTCTGTACAATGTTTATTAATCTTTTCAATAAAGAAAGGCTATGCAGCGTCTGTGTTCACATTGCTCATGGTAAAGCACCGTTGAAGCGCATAATTAAATTGACATGTTATCTCTCAAACATAATGTTCCTTTAGTAGGCTATGTTGcaagttataatttttttttaaatatatatttatatatacagtcaggtccatatatatttggacactgacacactgtTCATattttcggctctgtatgccacaaTAGTTTTAAAATGGTACAATCAAGAttaaattgaagtgcagactttaagctttaatgcaaggggttgaacaaaaatataacataaaatgctaaggaattacaaccatttttatacacagaccccccattttcaggggctcaaaagtaactggacaaataaatataatcataaataaaatggtcatttttaatattttgttgagaatcctttgcaggcaatgactgtcttaagtctggaactcatggacatcaccatagactgggtttcctcctttgtggtgctttgccaggcctttactgcagctgacttcagttgttgttggtttgtgggtctttctgcctttagtttggTCTTCAGCaggtgaaatgcatgctcaatcaatttgaaatcagaagattgacttggtcattgcagaatattccacttttttacctttaaaaactcctgggttgctttggctgtatgttttaggtcatcgtccatttgtactatgaagagccgcccaaacaactttgctccatttaactgaatctgggcagacagtatatccctatacacttcagaattcttccggctgcttctgtcttctgtcacatcatcactaaacaccggtaacccagtgccactggaagccatgcatgctcatgccattacactgctccacatgtttcacagatgatgatgtaggctttggatcatgagctgttccaagccttctccatacttttttatTCCCATCATTCTGGTAcacgttgattttaatttcagcagtccaaaaaatgtttttccagaagtggtctggcttttttaaatgtttttttgacaaagtctaatctggccttgtttgcaccttgtggtaaaccctctctattttgctctggtgaagtcttctcttgattgtagaatTTGACAGTGAtagcctacctcctggagagtgttcttcacttggctggatgttgtaaaatgttttattaccatggaaaGGATCACCCATACtttcgtcttttgtgaacatccaggcctttttatgtttctgagctcaccagtgtgttctttttcttctcagaattcaccaaactgttgatttggccactcctaatgtctGATGCATTTCTTTNNNNNNNNNNNNNNNNNNNNNNNNNNNNNNNNNNNNNNNNNNNNNNNNNNNNNNNNNNNNNNNNNNNNNNNNNNNNNNNNNNNNNNNNNNNNNNNNNNNNNNNNNNNNNNNNNNNNNNNNNNNNNNNNNNNNNNNNNNNNNNNNNNNNNNNNNNNNNNNNNNNNNNNNNNNNNNNNNNNNNNNNNNNNNNNNNNNNNNNNNNNNNNNNNNNNNNNNNNNNNNNNNNNNNNNNNNNNNNNNNNNNNNNNNNNNNNNNNNNNNNNNNNNNNNNNNNNNNNNNNNNNNNNNNNNNNNNNNNNNNNNNNNNNNNNNNNNNNNNNNNNNNNNNNNNNNNNNNNNNNNNNNNNNNNNNNNNNNNNNNNNNNNNNNNNNNNNNNNNNNNNNNNNNNNNNNNNNNNNNNNNNNNNNNNNNNNNNNNNNNNNNNNNNNNNNNNNNNNNNNNNNNNNNNNNNNNNNNNNNNNNNNNNNNNNNNNNNNNNNNNNNNNNNNNNNNNNNNNNNtgcatgaaaaaacagtgtttttcccCTTAACAATGATAAAAAAGACTATTATATAGTTTAGTTGTCAAACCTGTTATCATCATACTTGTTTGTTCAATTTAATAGTATTCAACATGATAATGTAATCATGTTTACAAAAATCTGCATTCAGTTCTCTTTCTAAGAAGCTTTGATGTCAAATGAAACTGTAAATCACTGTTGTGTTTCATAATTTAGCTTAATATACATCATTTCATTTGTCTAATAGAATGTGTGTGGTGTTTAAAAACGACAATAATCACTTTATTAAAACCGGAAACGGTAGGCTTCCTAGAATGACCCCTTTAATGCTGTCTATATGCTGTCTATATGCTGTCTATATACTAGGTCTCAAAACCTAGTAGCTTACTAGGTTTTGAGACACCGCCATGCTTCTGTGAGGAAATTAGAACAACGGTTTTTATGTTGATTCTGACCATTTACAAATGGAAATGTAATTTCTTTGATATTCACCTTATAAATCCTGTGCTACAGCGTCGTATTAGTTACCGTAcaacaaaatatgtatgaaaataTGTTGTCCGATTTACCACAGGCTGTTTTCCCTAATACATAAATGTCCGAATTTCTTTGCATAACCTATATGATATATGTTCTATACTGTTTTAGGCGTAAGACCTGTAAGTCCCGATAGAAAGCTTTTATGCTTAAAAAGAGCCACAAATGATTTCACCTCAATGTCCTTGACAGCTGCTGAACTCTACACACTGCATTACAGCCATTTATGACACATACCGCGACCTACAGCCGGTATACGTGCTCAGTCACTGTTTCTTCATGGGGAATTCACGTGCATACTGTATGTATAGACTGAAAAAAACATTTGAGCAACGCCAGTATCCACACCATTATCATTGAATGACTAGAAATGtgaataaaataacatgaaatcCATATTTACTCCTAAATGCGGCCATTCAATTTAGTGTTTACCTTTTAAATCaaacatatattaaatataaacctAGTGCGGCGGACAAGGATGTATTTATGACACGGCCAACGCCTTTTCAACATTTCTGATAAGATTCTGGTAAGATTCGGCGtaatttctgaatgaatgaatcaTCATTCTTAACAAAAAGGAACATAGCATCAGCAGTAAGAGATCTGAAATACTTACAGCCGGGTGGCTTTTCAGTTGTTTCGCTACGGTACTCAGCATGtcaaatttctaaaatatatttataaagaaGGATTACTAAAAGAGATTAGATGTTGTTCGTATGCTCTGCTGTGTGGTTCTGGAGCGGAGTGTGATGGGATGCCTGATACAAACGCGCTGCGGAAGGACGAGTGCAGCTGTTCGGTAAATCAGACAGAGGGCGACCGCGAGTTACACATTCCTCCATTGAGACACATCCAAATGTCGTGCTGAAAATATTCGTCCTTGTGAAAATCGAATATTGTCGTGgccaaactaaaattaaactatACATGTTGGTGAACTGCCAGTATTTTGAACATCACTGGCAAAAATCTCTGGGATATGTTTAGTTTATTTGAATCAAATGTCATCTTTTAAGGAAGTACCTAATATtgttttataaaacattaaatgcaATCAGGTCTggaaattaagtcataatttgaTAAGgtagactaccagtcaaaagtttttgaacagtaagattttttatgtttatgttgtttaaagaagtctcttttgcttaacCAACCTTcattttgattcaaagtacagcaaaaacagtaacatgttTAGTATTTTTAGCCTACTACCTAAAATAGCCGTTTACtctttgaatatgttttaaaatgtatttctgtgatgatgatcaaagctacattttcagtgtcaaatgatccttcagaaatcattctaatatgctgatttgctgttaaagaaacattttttattattatttttattattatgatcaatatttaaaacagttgagtaaaaattttttagggttctttgatgaatagaaagatccaaagatcagaatattagaatgattcctgaaagaattgtgtgactggagtaatgatgcaaaaaaatctgctttgaaatcacaaaaataaattgcattttaaaatataaatttaagcaGTTGTCAATTTTCAAAatggtactgtttttgctgtacttttgatcaaataaatgcaggcttggtacgcagaagagacttctttaaaaaaaaaaaaacattaaaacctttaaaaagtttaaaaacttttgatttGTAGTATACATAGAAGCAGCAGATAggatatacaaatacaaaagtttttttccccatttagtgCAAATAATCCATATTATTCAGATGTGATTAGCACTTAATAATTTTCTTTTGACAGTCTTGCCTGTCAAAAACATAGTTTGTTATTCCTCAGAATATTATTCATTTGACAAAACAGGCATTAAGTCACTATTATTGCTCATTTCTCTTTTATCGGTGCCAAAACATACTGCACACATGCAAGAATTTGTGATCTATAgaaagaaaagaataaaaaatgagATTGATGCATCATCAACTTGCATGTAGTTTCTCAAGCACTTCCCAATAAAAAGGCAAAGAGTTCAACTTACTCATCTAAACAAAGCATTTCAAccaaagcttaaaaaaaaaaaacgtgtgcaATGAGCGTTTTGAGTAAAGAATACTTTGAAGTCAGATAATGTGTCAATTTACATTCTATAGCTTATCTtagcaaaaatatatatgtgcAAACAGTACAGAGCTCCTAACTAATCGTACATTCAAGTACAGATtcagtacaaaaaaaataaaaataacattcatatGTTCAAGGTATACCATGTAAACATTAATAAGACAAAAACACTCtacttttgaaaaaaatataaaggTTGAATGTAAAAAGTACCATTAGAGCATGACTATGACATTTACCTCAAgtcaaataaaatgaatatactGGTTTATATCCACCCACATCCTTTCTTAAATAAACTTTTCCATAATCAGAACTAAATGAAACTAaagtacaaatattaaaataatccaATTGTCAATTTTTTCAGTGTAATACTGAAGTGGGTGGTTAAATGTTGATTTAAAATATAAGCATTGGCATAATAGtaccgtatatatatatatatatatgaattctGCCCTATTTAACATTCATTGTCTATAAGGACAGCCGTTTCCTTGTAAAATCAAGTCCGCTATTCAAACAGGATATTTTCTCCACTCTCACTGAGTGACAAAGAAGTCTGGTATTCTCTTATTACAATTACTTTTTACATTAGAAAATAAACTCTGTGTTTTCCACTGTTCAACAATGAAAACTGTCACTTTTAATAGTAAGGTCAGATGCTGAAGCAAAATCAACATTAAAAAGAAAAGTACTGAGTGTTTTTTAAAGACAGTCACTTTGTATCTCTCTCACCCACAGATACACATGCTGATTTCACCGGTTTTTCTTTACTCATTAACTCCTCACTGTCCAACCCAGCAGGACCCTGGAGAAACTGAGAGGCTGCAGATCAGGAAGTCCACTGGAGGTAGGAGGGGCTTTGGGAGATTGACAGGGCAGAAGGCTGAGCCTGTGTGTGTGGTAAAGTTCACTTTGTTGGGGTCAGGGCAGGAGGACATGTACACTTGGTCCAAACATGGAAGGCTGAATTAAAGGATGGGAAAAAAAAGATGATGAAAGATTGGGTTAACCACTCAGAACACTAACAGCAACCACATGCCAACTTACACATTCTCTTCACACACTCGGACTCTCTCACACCCTTCTGGTGGATCTCTCTGAAAGCAGTAGCTGTTATTGGGCCGTGGTGATGAGGACAGCATCAGGATACAAGAGCTAACCTCCTCAACTGAGGAAAGAGCAGTCTCACAGTCAGTCCAAATTCAACAAACATACATAATGAGCAGATTTATAAAATGGAAACCCAGGATGTTTCCTAGTTTTACAAGTttctgagtttctttcttctgttgaacacattagaagatattctgaagaatgctggtaagcaaacagttgctggtagccattgacgtacatagtatggaaaaaaaagacttggttacccacatttttcaaaatatctaagtaaggcaagtatccaccttatttttcaatgtggaAGTAGGCCTATGAGCAAAACGTCTCGTCTATTAGTCGCTATAGCGAaacaacgagaagaataacaatgtgcagtaaacggtaaaactgcttgcactacaaaccagtaaagtaggttcataattaagataatacattcaaataatatggtaagacacatgggcgacattaggggggggcaagggggggcagttgcccccccctgtggttagtcctggaatcctcgacagccccgctgcaactgctttagccaagcttaggctcggttgtacttggggttgggaactagacggtgctatgtaaccctcaaacgaaagcaaagcaattgaagatctggcaaactatccaacgtgtttttgcagcattgagcaatgtagccaatcacagacatatctgttgtttccaaacaattagaaacacttgtcagaattcactcactgctgaaagcgcctgatcagtttttattaagtgccgttttgtgcgctcgtgaatcatcttatgagtgtagacgcgatgtaaataaaatattaattgtgtagtttagagagctttattaattataacggaattttgtgagatctctatgaacttttagtgataataaggggagcgtgctttgcactttccaggctataatccatttagaatttgtatgaaactttcgtttttcggcacatgcaagctgatatgttttgggagtgacatttgcatatttacgctgggtttattctcgaaataacggtgaagcaatagacgggataaaaatatattttccccttctcccaaaacaacttactgtttcagctataaaatagttcagttttgtatgtaatggcaaaatgtttatatttagtttcgttttttatttagctaatttagaaaaacgcttgaagcattttttattcgttaaatatacatatatttaccgaacagcgcccagcggaagactgatcatagtctgtttgatcagtttgccttctcaaatcatcacgacttgcctaaaatgttatttttgctcacaaagtacgagtaatacatcgaaaaaaacgttacagcatttttataaaataaagaaaacaaaaattatgtgctttctgccatctggttcttgaacaggagtgcttaacaaaatgaagcgaaatgcatgcctcacagacataataagtacatttatagaaagctttaaattattacttaacgaaataaaacaaatcaaaagcacaaactctttcatgtaatccgtaaagatgaatttctctctaaaggcgcgtccaaaaaggagattgcgagtcaggatctttgcgacactgactcagaatacacaaattaattgataaataattcatttatgtccttactctttcctcgacacattcattgttatttatttttgccggtgcttggggcgagctttagcctattgtgtgcgcttgaacgcggattcagctgcgctaaagcacactaaacggtgtctgagtcggtctcaaaagtgaaagcgaaagtgaagtttcgtgttgtttccaccagcgcggcattttttttcttcaccataatggatgtctaaattatgaaaataaggagaagcctaaaacaggcccgatgccggcccgggtctgaactatgacgtgaaaattggcccgaagccgtagccctggggtgtaaaaaaaagtcagggcccatcggcccgggctgaagtgcagcgctttaattgactgctttgatgtgctgcaataccgtagggcactgttttaatgcttacatctgattttttttttcttgccccccctgactcgagagtcaaatgtcgcccatggtaagacacatcaatttgcaatatcaagcagcaaaacaagctgttttgtagagCAGAAGcctcataaaatttacaaatggctgctccCGCTCTTATGGGAAAAGTAAGGTGGATATGATTAAGAtgagtttttgggtgaactatcctttgctaaaaataaaaaaaaagctaaacccagcttaggctggttggctggttttagctagtcataGCTGGTTAGCAGGCTGTttttagagggtttttggccaCTCTTAGCTAGTCAGACTGGGAGAtcaccagcaaaaaccagctacttccagcttaaaccagctaaggccagccaaacagcctaggctggttttagctttttttttttttttttcagcagggtcccCTGTGAGATTAGTGTGTTGTGGGAGTGGAACTTTTAGGAACATTTTAAAATTGTCCCAAACTCTGTTCAGGCCCTGTTATTTAATACATACAAACAGTAAAACaatattacattaatttttttcagtgtagaatAGCCCTCTGTTGAAGGGTTCACTACACGATTACTCTGGTAACCAGCAGGCAGGGGCGTAGCAACCAGGGGGGAcgggggggacatgtcccccgcactttttttgacctagcaccaatatttccgccattgttctctgatttgttacttagatttgagtgaactaacatttagccaatcacagtgCAAATCTCTTGGGTGTCCTCAAATGGCCACTTTGGTGCTGTAAAAtgcccattgttcttctatttagaatttattatactgtatgaacatcaccatactgtcccccccacttttaaattggctgctacacCCCTGCCAGCAGGGTATGATAATCAGGATGCTTTTACAGGATATTTGCAAGGTCTTTTGAATGTGTTGAAAAATGGGAACAGGATATTTCCAAGGACAGGACACCAAAAACCAAACTGTGTCCAGATTCTGGACTCCAGAAAACTTGGCCATCTTTGTCAACCTAAtttagtgccttgcaaaagtattcacaccccttaggttgcagccttatgttaaaatactttaaatgactttttcccccacatcaatctacactccatacgccATAATCACAAAGCAGGTTTGCAATAAGTTTATTAGAAATTAATGatttcattgcataagtattcatacccttttctgagaCACAAAATTGAGCTCAAAAGCATTCATCATGCTTATAGATGTTACTACACATCGAGTAGAGTTaccctgtggcaaattcatttgaatgagtatgctttagaaaggcacacacacgtttgaaggaaaccaggcactgctcatcacctgcacaaCAGCATCCAAAAAGTAAAATATGGAGGTAGCAGCCTCAcactgtggggctgtttttcagcagggggGGACTGAAGGactcagagtagaaggaaagatcaacacagcaaaatatagagatatcCTTAATGAAAAACTAGTCCAGAGCTTTCAGAACCTCAttctgggcagaaggttcaccttccaaaaggacaataaccctaagcacacagcaagagtggcttatagacaactccgTGAATGTCctgagaaacctgaaaatgtctgccagccctatacaagctgacagagcttgagaggtgaagaggtgaggagaagaatagcagataattgccaaaaacttgtcgcatcataccccaaaagacttgaggctgtaaaggtgcttcaattaAGAAccaagttaagggtatgaatacttatgcaatgtacttaattcactgttttatttttaataaatttgcatagTTGTCACAAATCCAtgttgtgctttgtcattatggtgtatggagtgtagttTGATCTCGAAAAAAGtagtttaaagcagtttaacataaggctgcaacataaaatgtgaaaaatatgaaagggtatgaatagttTTGCAAGGCACAGTACATAGTTTTTGATAAGAATAATACCATGATGGTGATGTATCAGCAAGAATTTGAAAAAGAGACCTACCAGTGTCGAGATCTAGAGGGCGCTGTGGAGAGCAAGATGTGGATGAGGAAGAAGAAGAGTGAGAAGTTACACAGGAAGACCCAATCTGAAATCCACTCTTGGAGCTGAGGTGTGGAACAGGAGCTCTGTGGCCATCAGGAACCTCATACAgctaaatttaaaaacaaaacaaaaaatatgctTACATAAAGCGAATTTGAATATGCAACTTTGCACGATATTATCCTTCACAATCAGTTAAAATGCTGAGAAGTGTTAAGAGACATACTCCACAGTGCTGAACCGATGAATGATGTGTGAAGACTTTCTCCAGCTCCTGATCTAGTCTCTCTTCACTTTGACGCAAGCGTGACGGCAGTCGAGTCAGCGACGTAGGTGGGATGAACAGAGCAGGGGactgagaagagaaaaaaaaacacaaacatattggtattagtattattacaatggcttttAGTCTCATCTAATGATATTTATCTAATGCTTTTTTTTGTACTTGTTGTCCAACACTTTTTTCCCCCAACTTTTTTATTAACAGAAACTGGGAAAAAATACTGGAAATTTGCTGATGATTTTAGGATTTCTACATTTTCGTACTATAAATTTAAGAAAATAGCAAACTAGCACTTTAAAAGCatgcaatacattttaaattatgaaaattagtACATCACACATATTACACTATTTCATGCTAACACTTTAAGACAAGTTAGCATGagaaacataattttttaatattttcaattcATGCTGCATGGTCTGATTTAAATGTGTCCCAAGTCAGGTTTTAATTTacatatttgaagaaaaaaaaataaaaaaacacaattacaCAGGAAGGAAGAGGTTGattaacatactgtataaaacagCCCACCACAGTTTGATTTTTGTGCATGACATTTAGGGGCACACAAAACCGATTCTGACACAATGAACCAGTGTGAAGCACAATGGCATTAcagcctcaaaaaaaaaaaaaaacttatgaatAGATATACATTATCTAGtagtatttatagtatgaatCTTGAAAATTCTCCAAGGTGTACCTGAGTGGATTCAGTCTATGCTGTTGAATTATAAATGCCCTGGATATGAATAAAGGATGTTACAAACACTGGTAAATATAGCCACAAAAGGATATTTAAAGCATATTTCATTGACAAGGAGTACTGCAGTATGCTGCATTCCTGTACATGGGACTAATACAACTTTGAAGCTTGATGATGAAGCTCAACTTTGATACCAAATTTACAGAACATATATGATAAAGTTCTTTGTGTGTGATGTTGCAGATGTTGGTCTATGGTTTGGTGCAACATTATGTTGTAATGgataaaaactaacaaaactaCCAACAACAACAGTGATAGCAAAATACCACTATATCTATCTAAAtctaaactgaaattaaaaacatattatatCATGAAGCTGTAATAAAGTGGTAAAACTATAATAACTGTAGGAAGTGTGATTTTTGTTTGCAGCTGGCCAGCATGTGTTTAAAGCAGAAGAGTTTGATACAAGCACTCTTCCTGTTACTTTTTGCAATCCTCCACACTTCCTCTAACATTTGTGTACATGTGTCAGAATATGGCACTTTAGTGCACTTGAAGGCTTGAAGGCTTCACCCGCAGACCACTGAACTCATTTGTATTTTATGAGTGTCTAGAAGCTTTTAGTACAGCCAAGAATGGGCCTCCCTTAACTATTAAAGACACACTATTGTATTCTAATTTGGCGATAATATGTTGCAAAATACTGACACATGATATGCAATGACAGGAAAaggttagataaaaaaaaaatttttaatgtCAAAATAATCCACCCCCAGGTCCCTATGATATGATCTGTTGATATGGCCGGGGGCCCTCCTTAAATGCAAGTTTGCCAAAGGTTAATGAAACTGTGTCTAAACATTATGAATAACACCAAATGTGCTCTAATGTAGCAAGACAGTGATAATAAAGATCAAATTAATATACACTTAATGGATGATGCACAGTACAGTATATACAAGCAAGCAGATGAATCTAGAATAGCAACACAACATGCTAAATTGCATGTTAAGCACTTTGGTTAAAAGGGTTTTCTGTGGGAAAATGCTTAAAATTAAACTGCACATCAAGTTTTTATTCTGGGTTCATCTTGTCTGTATATAATACGTTTTATTAATATGGAATTTGGcctttttgaaagaaaaaaaagtggaaataaattacttaataggtctccttttttttttgaatgtcaGCTGGGCTCATATTGTTTCCGTGCTCAAAGCCTTTACTCCCTTTCCTGACAAGAACACCTCTACTGATCAGCAGGTTTAATTTGGTTAAGGCTGGGTGTCACAGagctttaaaggataactattgccaaaatgcaacctgggctgttttttttactgtaaacacttatatctaaaagcataattacaacaaacgagccatttttgagattgaccgtgagttcgttttgtggtcaatggccggtgaatgggagtactaggggcataaatttgagcgcatcaaaatcgatatttttacaacacaagaaggctcaacacaccatgaaactttgcacgaAGTATCGCCTGCATCTCTACatatgaactcgagcattgagaacattgtttgtgtacacagagtttactaaaaagaaaggttttgaacaactcacttacactgtttgggtttccgctcgcagccgtcttgacAGTCAAGAAGTgatgatctccgaatgcgaatgaatggactccataggacgaaatattaggcttatatgaggctctctttacaactagaaggttaatattgtttttcacttgcgacaaaacaacgaattagccgtgcatttatatggaaatatgctttaggagctatccatcctcgcattcggagatcgacacctcttgactggcaa
This window encodes:
- the fam117ab gene encoding protein FAM117A is translated as MKMSRSGLQPLKATVPFTLHKPAAVTNITPGDRTKAEWRLQTQIRRTVSLDAIVWPYLQGQWPKEGDRYDKEDKSTQTPHTWLAGAETAAVGFHKRSASWGNSERLKDGSDVCADTFFKLKQQLQQKKRSGVLVGNQEKLHSQHQSPALFIPPTSLTRLPSRLRQSEERLDQELEKVFTHHSSVQHCGLYEVPDGHRAPVPHLSSKSGFQIGSSCVTSHSSSSSSTSCSPQRPLDLDTVEEVSSCILMLSSSPRPNNSYCFQRDPPEGCERVRVCEENVLPCLDQVYMSSCPDPNKVNFTTHTGSAFCPVNLPKPLLPPVDFLICSLSVSPGSCWVGQ